Proteins encoded together in one Candidatus Zixiibacteriota bacterium window:
- a CDS encoding ComEC/Rec2 family competence protein, producing the protein MTSFSFRFPAVFALTGIFAGTILGRYVVFSMPLMVVILIGAMLLLVTSYFRLDARYFSISLILFLLFGSYLMASQKYQYFAADDIGQYVSGSGSVRIFGKIEKWPVLKQHKTILTCRADSIIVRDSVRPASGSILVNVRRETTEFMLGDAVSFSGRLYNPSGGNYPGQFDYREYLANKGIRGIVYISNPVLILKSEKESNVWGKAISSLRKWVLDCFQSNLTEIPNALASGFLIGETRDIPEDIYQAFRRTGTLHLLAVSGSNVALVLIVISVFLKVFAFKKTTRLLILISVVVVFSHLSNNQPSVIRASVMAILIIFVRFLYRRADLNNIIAAAACLLILYDPANLFDIGFQLSFAVTWGLILFLPKVNSLLVGYSISSAYRYLLLVTGCSFIASLVSAPITLFYFGEMSLVTVFSNLLIVPLVSVAVIGIMILLTVNLIFPPLAIIAGALLDRLLIIINELVIWFGSWEFSAIRMAEVKGEYSIFALIILTMVFFAITSKSLRRLLVFSILLGGVCFFGEGIFAKEKPIASIEIYNRGATQSVIINSTNRLAIFHQSRASRYDDFSANLIPYLTDRDEPFPEIFILFEPKYRTWQRMAEGSEFGPDIVLYPVNEFNFSNPSIWSIAEKIRMVENEAIYEIQIGPNVALIQISDSSEIIIADSPADLKRLPESLINHCKWYIIFINSDKSLSELLLRNDTDKAVILFERHERYYKIWQDNDFDELYPGMNDRIILSGSNITIFP; encoded by the coding sequence ATGACGTCGTTTAGTTTTCGATTTCCCGCTGTTTTTGCCCTGACCGGTATCTTTGCCGGGACAATATTGGGTAGGTATGTGGTATTCAGTATGCCGTTAATGGTCGTTATTTTAATCGGAGCAATGTTATTATTGGTAACGTCATATTTTCGATTGGATGCCCGGTATTTTTCCATCTCACTGATTTTGTTTTTATTGTTCGGATCTTATTTAATGGCATCTCAAAAATATCAGTATTTCGCGGCGGATGACATTGGACAATACGTGTCTGGTTCCGGCTCTGTGAGGATTTTTGGGAAAATAGAAAAATGGCCGGTTTTAAAACAGCATAAGACAATTCTTACGTGCCGGGCCGATTCAATCATAGTTCGGGATTCGGTCAGACCGGCATCCGGGTCAATACTGGTAAACGTTCGAAGAGAAACGACTGAGTTTATGCTGGGGGATGCAGTCTCATTTTCGGGAAGACTATACAACCCTTCCGGGGGAAATTATCCGGGGCAATTTGACTATCGGGAATACCTGGCGAATAAGGGCATCAGGGGAATTGTTTATATATCAAATCCGGTTTTAATACTTAAATCTGAGAAAGAAAGCAATGTCTGGGGGAAGGCAATTTCATCACTCAGAAAATGGGTGCTTGATTGTTTCCAATCTAACCTGACCGAAATTCCAAACGCTCTGGCCTCGGGGTTTTTAATAGGAGAAACCCGCGATATCCCTGAGGATATTTATCAGGCTTTCCGGCGGACGGGAACTTTACATCTATTGGCTGTATCGGGGTCGAATGTCGCTTTGGTACTGATCGTAATCTCAGTTTTTCTTAAGGTATTCGCATTTAAAAAAACTACCAGGTTATTGATTCTCATATCAGTTGTTGTCGTCTTTTCACATCTATCAAACAATCAACCTTCGGTCATTCGCGCTTCGGTTATGGCCATCCTAATAATTTTCGTCAGATTTTTATACCGCCGGGCTGATCTAAACAACATTATCGCCGCCGCGGCATGTCTTTTGATATTATATGATCCTGCCAATTTATTTGATATTGGTTTTCAATTATCATTTGCCGTGACATGGGGATTAATTTTGTTTCTGCCAAAGGTTAATTCCCTCCTGGTGGGTTATTCAATCTCTTCAGCTTATCGCTATTTGTTATTAGTAACCGGTTGCTCATTTATCGCTTCTTTGGTTTCGGCTCCGATAACTCTCTTTTATTTTGGGGAGATGTCACTGGTGACGGTGTTTTCCAATTTACTAATCGTACCTCTGGTTTCGGTAGCGGTTATCGGCATAATGATTCTTCTTACGGTGAATTTAATTTTCCCGCCGCTGGCGATAATTGCCGGAGCTTTGCTTGATCGACTACTCATCATAATTAATGAGTTGGTAATTTGGTTCGGGAGCTGGGAGTTTTCAGCTATAAGAATGGCAGAAGTCAAGGGCGAGTATTCTATTTTTGCATTGATAATTTTGACGATGGTATTTTTCGCAATAACTTCAAAATCACTACGGCGCTTATTGGTTTTTTCAATCTTACTGGGGGGAGTATGCTTCTTCGGGGAGGGCATATTTGCCAAGGAAAAACCAATAGCATCGATTGAGATATATAATCGGGGAGCGACCCAGAGCGTAATTATAAATTCCACGAATAGATTGGCCATATTTCATCAGAGCCGGGCTTCTCGTTATGATGATTTCAGCGCCAATCTAATACCATATTTAACCGATCGGGACGAACCGTTTCCGGAAATATTTATATTGTTCGAGCCAAAATATCGGACTTGGCAGAGGATGGCGGAAGGATCCGAATTTGGCCCTGACATCGTTCTCTATCCGGTCAATGAATTTAATTTTTCCAACCCATCAATCTGGTCGATTGCCGAAAAAATACGCATGGTCGAAAACGAGGCGATTTATGAAATTCAAATTGGTCCTAATGTCGCCTTAATTCAAATATCCGATTCATCGGAAATTATAATAGCCGATTCACCGGCGGATCTGAAGCGATTGCCTGAGAGTTTAATTAATCACTGCAAATGGTATATAATTTTTATAAATAGTGATAAGAGTCTTTCGGAATTACTATTACGAAATGACACCGATAAGGCGGTAATTCTCTTTGAAAGACATGAAAGATATTATAAGATATGGCAGGATAATGACTTTGATGAATTATATCCCGGGATGAATGACAGAATCATCTTATCAGGTTCAAATATCACGATATTCCCCTGA
- the murJ gene encoding murein biosynthesis integral membrane protein MurJ: MVKKTGFTISFSRVASGTFLSRLLGLVREQVFAHLFGASLAADAFFAAYRIPNLLRDLFAEGALSSAFVPVFKQEFQEKGKEPAFELAQVSFSVLTLVVSVVCIAGAILSPYLVKIIAPGFSDISGKAELTGQLTAYMFPFLLLVALAALAMSILNSLDKFGIPALAPAMFNIGVITAAFIICPYLERPIFGIAAGVLLGGTGQFLIQVPSLLKSGFRFRFKPQFNHHGLKRIAKLMSPMIGGLAAGRINIFVNTLLASLLAAGSVSYLTYAYRIMHLPLGIIAVALGTVALPKASALAAMNDEDGLIRVFYRAVHLCFFLVFPVAAFFIVAGDEIIGLLFEHGRFVQNDTYNTYRALKWFSVGLIGFAGVRVTAPIYYALKDAVNPMKFSIYAVLINLGANFIFIRLWDFAGLAAATALGGIVNFGLLVFYLPAKIKGIKISAVSVLFIKSVMAAALTGILLSNIKEIGWFIALGDSLFGRIEKISILLIIAAIGYLLVSFAFRNIPKLKDKAAIDKRENDVV, from the coding sequence ATGGTAAAAAAAACGGGATTTACAATTTCATTTTCAAGGGTGGCTTCGGGGACTTTTTTATCCCGCTTGCTGGGTTTGGTCCGAGAGCAGGTGTTTGCCCATCTTTTTGGCGCCTCATTAGCGGCCGATGCTTTTTTCGCGGCCTATCGCATTCCCAACTTATTGCGTGACTTGTTTGCGGAGGGGGCTCTTTCTTCGGCCTTTGTGCCGGTTTTTAAACAGGAATTTCAGGAAAAAGGAAAAGAACCGGCTTTTGAACTGGCGCAGGTCAGTTTTTCGGTTTTAACGTTAGTGGTTTCGGTCGTATGTATTGCCGGAGCAATATTGTCGCCTTATCTGGTTAAAATTATCGCTCCCGGTTTTTCGGATATTTCCGGTAAGGCTGAATTAACCGGTCAGTTGACCGCCTATATGTTTCCTTTCCTGTTATTGGTAGCCTTGGCGGCTCTGGCGATGTCAATCCTGAATTCCCTTGATAAGTTTGGAATTCCGGCTCTGGCTCCGGCGATGTTTAATATCGGGGTTATTACCGCCGCTTTTATAATCTGCCCTTATCTTGAGCGGCCCATATTCGGTATTGCAGCCGGAGTACTACTCGGGGGTACGGGGCAATTTTTAATTCAGGTTCCGAGTTTGCTGAAATCCGGATTTAGATTTCGGTTTAAGCCTCAATTCAATCATCATGGTTTGAAACGCATCGCCAAATTAATGAGTCCGATGATTGGGGGATTGGCCGCGGGACGAATAAATATTTTTGTTAATACACTTCTGGCGTCACTTTTGGCCGCCGGTTCGGTATCTTATTTGACCTATGCCTATCGGATTATGCATTTGCCGCTCGGGATTATCGCGGTAGCTCTGGGTACCGTTGCTTTGCCCAAAGCTTCGGCGTTGGCGGCGATGAATGATGAAGATGGTTTGATAAGAGTATTTTATCGAGCGGTACATTTGTGTTTTTTTCTGGTCTTTCCCGTTGCCGCCTTTTTCATAGTCGCCGGGGATGAAATTATCGGTCTCTTATTCGAACATGGGCGATTCGTTCAAAACGATACTTATAATACTTATCGAGCTTTGAAATGGTTTAGCGTCGGACTAATTGGTTTTGCCGGAGTAAGAGTTACTGCGCCGATTTACTACGCCCTCAAAGATGCTGTCAATCCGATGAAATTTTCAATTTATGCCGTCCTTATAAATCTGGGAGCGAATTTTATTTTTATCAGACTTTGGGATTTCGCCGGTTTGGCGGCCGCGACGGCTCTCGGCGGAATCGTTAATTTTGGTTTACTGGTATTTTATCTTCCCGCAAAAATAAAAGGAATAAAGATCTCGGCGGTTTCGGTGTTGTTTATAAAATCGGTGATGGCCGCCGCTTTAACCGGGATTCTACTTAGTAATATAAAAGAAATTGGCTGGTTCATCGCGTTGGGAGATAGTCTATTTGGCCGCATTGAGAAAATCTCGATTTTATTAATTATTGCCGCAATAGGTTATTTGCTTGTTTCCTTTGCATTCAGGAATATTCCGAAATTAAAAGATAAAGCTGCTATCGATAAAAGGGAAAATGACGTCGTTTAG
- the rpsT gene encoding 30S ribosomal protein S20, which produces MPQHKSCVKRLRQSANEKVRNNAIRTLLRKTMKETKATLAAGEEVDLKKAYTSIDKVWSKGIIHKRKAARLKSRMTKAMARLKSE; this is translated from the coding sequence TTGCCACAACACAAATCATGCGTTAAACGGCTGCGGCAATCGGCAAATGAAAAGGTACGGAATAACGCGATTAGGACTCTGCTGAGAAAGACAATGAAAGAAACCAAGGCTACTCTTGCGGCCGGTGAAGAAGTGGACCTTAAAAAGGCTTATACCAGCATAGATAAAGTTTGGAGTAAAGGGATTATTCACAAAAGAAAAGCGGCCCGGCTAAAATCACGAATGACAAAAGCGATGGCTCGCTTAAAATCTGAATAA
- a CDS encoding NAD(P)/FAD-dependent oxidoreductase, with translation MKKRYQLLIVGAGPAGAYAATEAARAGLDVLLADRKIEIGRPVCCAEATSLEGLSTFVEPRREFISTEINSVKMTVSTGKELLYDFGNTLGYVLDRPAFEKFLIDRAIERGVEFIGGAYVHDISINGNALASIQTDTGEYQIESDYIIGADGVESQIGRMAGLETGLDLEHCETTLQYYVTNIEIEPNCLLFYVGDTYSPNGYLWVFPKSENSANIGVGLNPYESDSKFLREKLDKFIKENFPGGRVEFETCGMVPKFKNFDTLGRENILLAGDAARIIDSVTGAGIARALHTGQLAAQVIAEAIDTNLPHNQMQELYRSRVEKAIGRDMNILSKAYPVFRKFDNRDWEILMEFLEGYLKNRTAESIDPAAMIKSVLTSAPRLLRLTRHLF, from the coding sequence TTGAAAAAGAGATACCAACTGCTGATTGTCGGTGCCGGCCCGGCCGGAGCATACGCTGCGACGGAAGCCGCCAGAGCCGGTTTGGATGTATTACTTGCGGATAGAAAAATTGAAATCGGCAGGCCCGTTTGCTGTGCCGAAGCGACTTCATTGGAAGGTTTATCAACATTTGTTGAACCGCGCCGGGAGTTTATTTCAACCGAAATTAATTCCGTGAAGATGACGGTTTCAACAGGAAAAGAACTACTTTATGATTTTGGCAATACCCTGGGCTATGTATTAGACCGACCCGCGTTTGAGAAATTCCTGATTGACCGCGCGATTGAACGAGGCGTGGAGTTTATTGGGGGAGCCTATGTACACGACATTTCTATAAATGGAAACGCCCTTGCGTCAATTCAAACAGATACCGGAGAATATCAAATTGAGTCGGATTATATAATCGGCGCCGACGGCGTCGAATCTCAAATCGGCCGGATGGCGGGATTGGAGACCGGTCTGGACTTAGAGCATTGCGAAACAACGTTACAATATTACGTTACGAATATCGAAATTGAGCCCAATTGTCTGCTTTTCTATGTCGGGGATACGTATTCGCCAAACGGATATTTATGGGTTTTCCCGAAATCTGAAAACTCGGCCAATATTGGAGTCGGATTAAATCCATATGAGTCCGATAGCAAATTTCTCCGCGAAAAATTGGATAAATTTATCAAAGAAAATTTTCCAGGGGGCAGGGTAGAGTTTGAAACCTGCGGGATGGTTCCGAAATTTAAAAATTTTGATACATTAGGCCGGGAGAATATCCTCCTTGCCGGTGATGCCGCCCGGATAATAGATTCGGTTACCGGAGCGGGTATTGCCCGGGCTTTGCATACCGGCCAGCTTGCCGCCCAAGTCATTGCCGAAGCAATCGATACCAATTTACCGCATAATCAAATGCAGGAATTGTATCGATCGCGGGTTGAAAAAGCTATAGGCCGAGATATGAATATACTCTCCAAAGCCTATCCGGTTTTCAGAAAATTCGATAATCGCGATTGGGAGATACTTATGGAATTTCTTGAAGGCTATTTAAAAAACAGGACGGCCGAATCAATTGATCCGGCCGCGATGATAAAAAGCGTATTGACGTCTGCGCCGAGACTCTTGCGCCTGACACGCCATCTGTTTTAG
- a CDS encoding hotdog fold domain-containing protein, which translates to MKEIARYSGCFVCGESNQIGLQARFYYDGQKAISEITADEKYAGYKNIFHGGILSTMLDEIMIKSLLAESLYVVTAEITVRFKKPVYIGDRLRFEGYKTGIKGPVYLTEGKAINQNDEIVAEASGKYITPKSELADRLQDSVE; encoded by the coding sequence ATGAAAGAAATTGCCAGATATTCGGGTTGTTTTGTCTGTGGCGAGAGTAATCAGATTGGGTTGCAGGCCAGATTTTATTATGACGGCCAAAAGGCGATCAGCGAAATTACAGCCGATGAGAAATACGCCGGATACAAAAATATCTTTCACGGCGGAATCCTCTCGACCATGCTCGATGAAATTATGATAAAATCGCTTCTGGCCGAGTCATTATACGTCGTCACCGCCGAGATTACAGTCAGATTCAAAAAACCGGTTTATATCGGAGATAGACTACGGTTTGAAGGATACAAAACCGGAATAAAAGGGCCGGTATATCTGACCGAGGGCAAGGCGATCAATCAAAATGACGAAATTGTCGCCGAAGCTTCCGGTAAATATATAACTCCTAAATCGGAGCTGGCCGACCGGCTCCAGGATTCGGTTGAATAA
- a CDS encoding metalloregulator ArsR/SmtB family transcription factor, translating into MDNKQYSKYFKAFGDPSRLKILGLLSSNEMTVNDIVKKMDLSQPTVSRHLAILREAEIVTDRREGQKVFYSINKNSVSKCCCSFCDCLEVPVIVEDSKKRKKK; encoded by the coding sequence ATGGACAATAAGCAATACAGTAAGTACTTCAAGGCGTTTGGAGATCCTTCGCGGTTGAAAATATTGGGACTGCTATCCTCAAATGAAATGACGGTCAACGATATTGTCAAGAAGATGGATTTATCTCAGCCGACAGTCAGCCGTCATTTGGCTATTTTGAGGGAGGCTGAAATTGTCACTGATCGGAGAGAGGGCCAGAAAGTTTTTTACAGCATAAATAAAAACTCAGTAAGTAAATGCTGTTGCAGTTTTTGCGATTGCCTGGAAGTCCCTGTTATAGTGGAGGATAGCAAGAAAAGAAAGAAAAAGTAA
- a CDS encoding ATP-binding protein produces the protein MRSVKLSAFLAPIRLRYLFLVTMALALIFFSLAYLGIKKARQSLTNIMVTEGKALIESLTLSSTNAIQSGLLLESLSEEKLVEIAATAQNQLTGISDSEEFRLFCEEQDLMTLEILDTSLVVVGSNQWAKGYIPDYPDKVKAEIIEILRFGGGYRSVLIYGDDSLSSVYQYFVYELTSTDETSPPGLMVLTVQANYIEQILRQIGIGYLIQEISGQAGIEYIFLQSNDGIVFSSKSLPPVLSIENDPFLESLMPVDTVGWRIHRLEDYDVLEIARRFESVSYPPGIYRIGMNLDEFHSISDGYDRQIIITAIVLFLITLLIVAVVSINQNYFILDKSFRQMKSRTETIFDQLTSAVLAYDTNGKIIAVNNAFFELTGIGTKNIDDSIDEIAANIPFVLSKEFPPGQAIISQELEIKTPQNQLRTILLGATGLPEKAGGGVVILIHDITRRKKLEEENRRRERLVEMGDMAAGVAHEIRNPLNAIGIAAQRLKMEFNPPEDREEYHTLTKNILSETERLNQILTRFLDLARSKTKEDTPVDLNEAIERGINSVVDEAKQNGITINFLAGKSIMVRCQIEKLQQVFINLIRNSIQFMKFGGQVIINVLETDNEGVLITVSDTGPGFDDEVLSKIFQPYFTTKADGSGLGLALAYKTISECGGTVEASNHPNGGAVIKINLPLA, from the coding sequence ATGCGATCAGTCAAATTATCAGCTTTTTTGGCGCCGATTCGACTTCGCTATCTGTTTTTGGTAACGATGGCGTTAGCGCTTATTTTTTTCTCGTTAGCCTACCTGGGGATTAAAAAGGCTCGGCAATCTCTTACTAATATTATGGTGACAGAAGGAAAAGCGCTGATTGAGTCGCTGACATTATCATCCACCAACGCGATTCAATCGGGACTCCTCCTGGAGAGTCTTTCCGAGGAAAAATTGGTTGAGATCGCGGCGACAGCTCAAAATCAACTTACCGGAATTTCGGATTCCGAGGAATTCCGTTTGTTTTGCGAAGAGCAGGATTTGATGACTCTGGAGATTCTGGATACGTCACTGGTCGTGGTCGGTTCCAATCAATGGGCCAAAGGGTATATTCCCGATTATCCGGATAAAGTCAAGGCCGAGATAATAGAAATATTAAGATTCGGCGGAGGATATCGCTCGGTTTTAATTTATGGGGATGATTCACTCTCTTCAGTTTATCAATATTTTGTGTATGAACTAACCTCAACCGATGAAACATCTCCTCCCGGATTGATGGTCCTGACTGTCCAGGCGAATTATATCGAGCAAATTCTCAGGCAGATCGGAATCGGATACCTGATTCAGGAAATTTCGGGTCAGGCCGGGATTGAATATATATTTCTGCAGAGCAACGACGGCATAGTATTTTCATCAAAGTCATTACCTCCGGTATTGAGTATTGAGAATGATCCGTTTCTCGAATCATTAATGCCGGTCGATACCGTTGGCTGGCGCATACACCGGCTTGAAGATTATGATGTTTTGGAAATCGCTCGTCGTTTTGAATCGGTTTCATACCCGCCCGGAATATACCGTATCGGGATGAATCTTGATGAATTTCATTCCATATCCGATGGATATGACCGACAGATTATCATCACCGCGATAGTTTTGTTCCTTATTACGCTTCTGATTGTCGCCGTCGTGTCTATCAATCAAAATTATTTTATCCTCGACAAATCTTTTCGTCAGATGAAATCTCGCACAGAGACTATTTTCGATCAATTAACCAGTGCGGTATTGGCCTATGACACTAACGGCAAAATCATCGCGGTCAATAACGCTTTTTTTGAATTGACTGGAATCGGAACCAAAAATATTGATGATTCCATTGATGAAATCGCCGCCAATATACCCTTTGTTTTGAGTAAGGAATTTCCCCCCGGACAGGCCATTATATCTCAGGAACTGGAGATTAAGACGCCCCAAAATCAACTCCGTACAATCCTGCTGGGAGCGACCGGGCTTCCGGAAAAGGCAGGCGGCGGAGTGGTGATCTTGATTCACGATATAACCCGCCGCAAAAAGCTTGAGGAAGAGAATCGTCGCAGAGAGAGGCTGGTTGAGATGGGGGATATGGCCGCCGGAGTGGCTCATGAAATCAGAAACCCCCTGAACGCCATCGGAATCGCCGCGCAGAGATTGAAAATGGAATTTAATCCCCCGGAAGATCGAGAAGAATATCATACTCTGACAAAAAATATCCTGAGTGAAACAGAGCGATTGAATCAAATTCTGACCCGGTTTTTGGATTTGGCTCGTTCCAAAACCAAAGAGGATACGCCTGTTGATTTGAATGAGGCAATTGAACGGGGAATAAACAGCGTGGTTGACGAAGCCAAACAAAACGGTATTACGATAAATTTCCTGGCGGGAAAATCTATTATGGTGCGCTGCCAGATTGAAAAATTGCAGCAGGTTTTTATCAACCTGATTCGAAACAGTATTCAGTTTATGAAATTCGGAGGACAGGTAATAATAAACGTTCTTGAAACCGATAACGAGGGGGTTTTAATCACCGTTTCCGATACCGGGCCGGGATTTGATGATGAGGTTTTATCCAAGATATTTCAACCGTATTTCACGACTAAGGCGGATGGATCAGGACTCGGTCTTGCTCTTGCTTATAAGACAATATCCGAATGCGGCGGTACCGTCGAGGCGTCAAATCATCCCAACGGCGGAGCCGTAATAAAAATTAATCTTCCTCTTGCCTAA
- a CDS encoding ATP-binding protein — translation MKVPGILYRISFLVLINSIFIFIAVAYVSIENNQAKIERLVSYRFDFISDYFRAELNEARLEDYPDSGISIIGKSHLGEIFEHSSKFMRGLGGLTLLEMNSNDVGYEISALRHRDELNGLDINLSKKIQDEIDRKSLIKSGIYIGPRYTSESGRIQTIYIPWVENNPDLILAITFMPEEFLGSDFEYNLTLVLLFLVITLISLLIVNLLFRDFIKPFQNLIRGMEKTAEGEVLYQMENVSDRQIGRVTIAFNTMSSSLWKQRKKLKKALVELTRANKSFEKSEAFLSKLITNSPFAIIATDADKKIKLFNQAAQEMFGFSRDNAIGQELLRFFPFAPDRVFPADTKETGLVKREMICQKEGGDNFPVLVNRVTIRGENSKSRAHLFIIRDISESKNFQEMMISIDRVATRGVMAGEIAHEINNYLAIILGNVELLPLLLSKGKMDKVEQKLGVLRNTVAKIQTFSEGLMGYGNDDAVFAVEDLNQLIENLIVFLKPQNRYDDISFDLNLSRELPLVEFDGSQIQQLMVNLLNNAADALREKEGEWIISISTDIDRENCTAKIKISDNAGGLPEDINEYIFEKRYTGKRRGRGFGLVIVKRIIDKHHGHITYHSQVGVGTSFTITLPLNKPETIEEIEPARELVTS, via the coding sequence TTGAAGGTTCCGGGGATTTTATATCGCATTTCTTTTTTGGTTTTGATTAATTCTATATTTATCTTTATCGCCGTTGCTTATGTCAGTATAGAAAATAATCAGGCTAAAATCGAGAGACTTGTTTCATATCGATTTGATTTCATCAGCGATTATTTTCGGGCTGAATTAAATGAAGCGAGGCTTGAAGATTATCCCGATTCCGGAATTTCAATAATAGGCAAATCACATCTCGGGGAGATATTTGAACATTCCAGCAAATTCATGCGGGGCTTAGGCGGCTTGACGCTTTTAGAAATGAATTCCAATGATGTCGGATATGAGATTTCGGCTCTTCGCCATCGAGATGAATTGAATGGTCTTGATATCAATCTATCAAAAAAAATACAGGACGAGATTGATAGAAAGTCATTGATAAAATCCGGTATTTATATTGGGCCGCGATATACATCAGAGTCAGGAAGAATACAAACGATATATATTCCCTGGGTGGAAAATAATCCCGATTTGATATTGGCGATTACTTTTATGCCGGAAGAATTTCTCGGGTCAGATTTCGAGTATAATTTGACTCTGGTATTGTTGTTTCTGGTAATAACCCTGATTAGCCTCTTGATTGTCAATTTGCTCTTTAGGGATTTTATAAAACCTTTTCAAAATTTAATCAGGGGAATGGAAAAAACGGCTGAAGGCGAGGTCCTGTATCAGATGGAAAATGTCAGCGATCGCCAAATCGGCAGGGTAACGATCGCCTTTAATACCATGTCATCGTCATTATGGAAACAGCGCAAAAAATTAAAAAAAGCATTAGTGGAACTTACACGGGCCAATAAATCTTTCGAAAAATCGGAAGCGTTTTTATCGAAACTAATTACAAACTCACCCTTTGCGATCATTGCTACGGACGCTGATAAAAAGATAAAATTGTTTAACCAGGCCGCTCAGGAGATGTTTGGTTTTTCCCGGGATAACGCTATCGGTCAGGAATTACTCAGATTTTTCCCCTTTGCTCCGGATAGAGTATTTCCGGCTGATACGAAAGAGACCGGATTAGTCAAACGGGAGATGATTTGCCAGAAAGAGGGGGGGGATAATTTTCCGGTATTGGTCAACCGGGTAACGATACGCGGTGAAAATTCAAAATCCCGCGCGCACCTGTTTATTATTCGCGATATTTCCGAATCTAAGAATTTCCAGGAAATGATGATTTCAATCGACCGGGTTGCGACACGGGGCGTCATGGCCGGCGAAATTGCCCATGAGATCAATAATTATCTGGCGATTATATTGGGCAATGTCGAGCTTTTGCCGCTTCTGTTATCCAAAGGCAAGATGGATAAGGTGGAACAAAAGCTTGGAGTGTTGCGAAATACAGTCGCAAAGATACAGACTTTTTCAGAAGGCCTGATGGGATACGGCAATGATGACGCCGTATTCGCCGTTGAAGACTTAAACCAGTTGATAGAAAACCTGATTGTTTTCTTGAAACCTCAAAATCGGTACGATGATATTTCTTTCGATCTGAATTTATCTCGCGAGTTACCCCTGGTTGAGTTTGACGGTAGCCAGATACAACAGCTAATGGTCAATCTGCTTAACAATGCCGCCGATGCCTTGCGAGAGAAAGAGGGCGAATGGATTATATCAATCTCAACCGATATCGATAGAGAAAATTGTACGGCCAAAATAAAAATATCCGATAACGCCGGGGGATTGCCGGAAGATATAAATGAATATATATTTGAAAAGCGTTATACCGGCAAGAGGCGTGGTCGGGGGTTCGGGTTGGTCATCGTCAAGCGGATTATCGATAAGCATCACGGGCATATAACATATCATTCTCAAGTCGGCGTCGGTACGAGTTTCACAATTACATTGCCTTTGAACAAGCCTGAGACAATCGAAGAAATAGAACCGGCTCGCGAACTAGTTACTTCTTGA